The Carassius auratus strain Wakin chromosome 27, ASM336829v1, whole genome shotgun sequence genome includes a region encoding these proteins:
- the LOC113045497 gene encoding dihydropyrimidine dehydrogenase [NADP(+)]-like, translated as MLNDPEVKKALESEKMNGWRTPEVNSEAMQTSEPWVFVGGDIAGLANTTVESVNDGKQASWHIHKYIQPLHGNTVSTTPKLPLFHCAIDTVDISLEMCGIKFPNPFGLASAPPTTSTAMIHRAFEQGWGFALTKTFGLDKIIIASIMCGHNQADWTELAKMAEGHEI; from the exons TGAAGAAGGCCCTGGAATCAGAAAAGATGAACGGATGGAGGACACCTGAGGTGAACAGCGAAGCCATGCAGACCAGTGAACCCTGGGTGTTTGTCGGCGGAGACATCGCCGGCTTGGCCAACACCACCGTGGAGTCTGTCAACGATGGCAAACAAGCTTCCTGGCACATACACAAGTACATCCAG CCCCTTCATGGTAACACAGTAAGCACCACTCCCAAACTGCCCTTGTTCCACTGCGCCATCGATACAGTGGACATTAGCCTGGAGATGTGTGGGATTAAGTTTCCTAACCCGTTTGGGCTTGCCAGCGCCCCACCCACAACCAGCACCGCCATGATCCACAGAGCCTTCGAGCAGGGTTGGGGCTTTGCCCTCACCAAAACCTTTGGCCTGGACAAG ATTATCATTGCCAGTATTATGTGCGGCCACAACCAAGCTGACTGGACTGAGCTGGCAAAGATGGCTGAG